One Deinococcus sp. LM3 genomic region harbors:
- a CDS encoding DUF1641 domain-containing protein, whose product MAKPLEFTPRIPTAQEKLHSEVEDSTDALLEGLYLLRQLHEHGVLDVAGKTVRGGEGLIASLLHITGGESGTTLLRNATELGKTLAALDPREVGILGSAITTGVNEGARHVAAGKGVGLGELMGLLKDRDVQVALGALFAVLKGAGRALREANGDVPNTANQSEVGR is encoded by the coding sequence ATGGCGAAACCACTTGAATTCACGCCCCGCATCCCGACCGCGCAGGAGAAACTGCATTCCGAGGTCGAGGATTCCACCGACGCGCTGCTGGAGGGCCTGTACCTGCTGCGGCAACTGCATGAGCACGGCGTGCTGGACGTGGCGGGCAAGACCGTGCGGGGCGGCGAGGGTCTGATCGCGTCGCTGCTGCACATCACGGGCGGCGAGAGCGGCACGACCCTGCTGCGCAACGCCACGGAACTGGGCAAGACCCTGGCGGCGCTGGACCCGCGCGAGGTCGGCATTCTGGGCAGCGCCATCACGACCGGCGTGAACGAGGGCGCGCGGCACGTCGCGGCCGGGAAGGGCGTGGGCCTGGGCGAACTGATGGGCCTGCTCAAGGACCGGGACGTGCAGGTGGCACTGGGCGCCCTGTTCGCGGTCCTGAAGGGCGCGGGGCGGGCGCTGCGCGAGGCGAACGGCGACGTCCCGAACACCGCGAACCAGTCCGAGGTGGGCCGCTGA